A stretch of Corynebacterium timonense DNA encodes these proteins:
- a CDS encoding DUF3662 and FHA domain-containing protein: MSFMDRLAKLDSSMQRGLDNSMAAIFGGKVVPAEIEELVKQEAQDSVVLTDQDDLLVPNVYAVGVSSKDLENLSQSPDLPSQLADQLTRYVRNQGWFLGGPVVVRVAEESGLRTGQLRVSSYIDAAPDVPNGFDAIFAEPTHDNEIAADAGREEEDDMSDPTTSGEPTVSLLLQDGSSRTYLVREGSNIIGRSNDADFRLPDTGVSRQHAEITWDGESAVLVDLQSTNGTTVNDEPVENWLLADGDVITVGHSHIEVRIVEPQKGLASDAGLNPDDVAYPSTEMFRGPLPGQRES, encoded by the coding sequence ATGTCATTCATGGACAGGCTGGCCAAACTGGACAGTTCGATGCAGCGCGGCCTGGACAACAGCATGGCCGCGATCTTCGGCGGCAAGGTTGTGCCGGCGGAGATCGAAGAGCTGGTGAAGCAGGAAGCGCAAGACAGCGTCGTCCTGACGGACCAGGACGACCTTCTTGTCCCGAATGTGTACGCGGTCGGGGTGTCCTCGAAGGACCTGGAGAACCTCTCCCAAAGCCCGGACCTTCCCTCGCAGCTGGCGGACCAGCTGACGCGTTACGTGCGCAACCAAGGCTGGTTTCTGGGCGGCCCGGTGGTCGTGCGCGTCGCGGAGGAGTCCGGTCTGCGGACCGGGCAGTTGCGGGTGTCGTCGTACATCGACGCCGCCCCCGACGTCCCCAACGGCTTCGACGCGATCTTTGCGGAACCGACACATGACAACGAGATCGCGGCCGACGCCGGCCGCGAAGAGGAGGATGACATGTCCGACCCCACCACCTCTGGCGAGCCGACAGTAAGCCTGCTGCTCCAAGACGGCTCGTCGCGCACCTACCTCGTGCGCGAGGGTTCCAACATCATCGGCCGCTCCAACGACGCGGACTTCCGCCTCCCCGACACCGGCGTGTCCCGCCAGCACGCGGAGATCACGTGGGACGGCGAGTCCGCCGTTCTGGTCGACCTGCAGTCCACCAACGGCACGACCGTCAACGACGAACCGGTGGAGAACTGGCTGCTTGCCGACGGCGACGTCATCACCGTCGGCCACTCCCACATCGAGGTGCGTATCGTCGAGCCGCAGAAGGGCCTCGCCTCGGACGCGGGCCTCAACCCCGACGACGTGGCCTACCCGAGCACCGAGATGTTCCGCGGCCCGCTCCCGGGCCAGCGAGAATCGTAA
- a CDS encoding FHA domain-containing protein, giving the protein MDSAIILGSRFGLLILLWLFILLVLWGVRRDVSAASGVRRQATASAPVTRDKARQIVVAEGPLRGSHMSIASVEDITLGRADTNDFVLGDDYASSRHARLFRRGSEWFVEDLDSRNGTFVQGTRIDQPERVSVGTDIKMGRTIVRLMP; this is encoded by the coding sequence ATGGATTCAGCGATCATCCTCGGCTCCCGCTTCGGGCTGCTCATCCTTCTCTGGCTGTTCATCCTGCTCGTCTTGTGGGGCGTGCGCCGAGACGTGTCGGCGGCGTCTGGGGTGCGTCGACAAGCAACTGCGTCTGCCCCCGTTACAAGGGACAAGGCGCGGCAGATCGTGGTGGCCGAGGGCCCGCTGCGGGGCTCGCACATGAGCATCGCCAGCGTCGAGGACATCACCCTCGGGCGCGCCGACACCAACGACTTCGTGCTCGGCGACGACTACGCGTCCTCGCGGCACGCGCGGCTGTTCCGCCGCGGCAGCGAATGGTTCGTCGAGGACCTCGACTCCCGCAACGGCACCTTCGTCCAGGGCACCCGCATTGACCAGCCGGAACGCGTGTCCGTGGGCACGGATATCAAGATGGGCCGCACGATTGTGAGGTTGATGCCATGA
- a CDS encoding PP2C family protein-serine/threonine phosphatase codes for MSLKLNYVAASDRGLVRGNNEDSAYAGPHLLVLADGMGGHAAGEVASQLMVEHMEHLDRDPADADVLALLGAAAEDANAAIARSVDDHPEQEGMGTTLTALMFNGTQVGLIHVGDSRGYMLRDATLTQITEDDTFVQSLVNEGRLDPEDVSTHPQKSLILKAYTGRPVDPHLEMIPVRAGDRFLLCSDGLSDPVTADTIEETLRHGTPEAAAQRLIELALRSGGPDNITVVVADVVDSAEADGPALPTAAAIAGALAPGSEPTHPDSAASRAAALVRSESAPSSAAVHMATQKSQSAENARAGHAGDSEPAHPEDSSDDEEPRRRHSPWPWVVALLAVAIVGVAAVAWLDSRAEDTYFVEANSDNQITITREDGSLFSGLRSAEHSEMQLACIDKDNNLRVVDTGAEPENCTVFTTDDLPPSQQSALEDFQGGTYEEAVALMNRLADGALPVCVSEAKEHDKEGTESSTPCRTVN; via the coding sequence ATGAGCCTGAAACTCAACTACGTCGCCGCCTCCGACCGGGGCCTCGTGCGCGGCAACAACGAGGACTCGGCCTACGCGGGCCCGCACCTGCTCGTGCTTGCCGACGGCATGGGCGGCCACGCCGCCGGTGAAGTCGCCTCCCAGCTCATGGTGGAGCACATGGAGCACCTCGACCGGGACCCGGCCGACGCCGACGTGCTAGCGCTTCTCGGCGCCGCCGCCGAGGACGCCAACGCCGCGATCGCCCGCTCCGTCGACGACCACCCGGAGCAGGAGGGCATGGGCACGACCCTGACGGCCCTCATGTTCAACGGCACCCAGGTCGGGCTCATCCACGTCGGCGACTCCCGCGGCTACATGCTTCGCGACGCCACCCTCACCCAAATCACCGAGGACGACACGTTCGTGCAGTCCCTCGTCAACGAAGGCCGGCTCGACCCCGAGGACGTGTCCACGCACCCCCAGAAATCCCTCATCCTCAAGGCGTACACAGGCCGCCCCGTCGACCCGCACCTGGAGATGATCCCCGTGCGCGCCGGCGACCGCTTCCTGCTGTGCTCCGACGGCCTGTCCGACCCGGTCACCGCCGACACTATCGAGGAGACGCTGCGCCACGGCACCCCCGAGGCCGCCGCGCAGCGCCTCATCGAGCTCGCGCTACGCTCCGGCGGGCCCGACAACATCACGGTGGTCGTCGCCGACGTCGTCGACAGCGCGGAGGCCGACGGCCCCGCGCTTCCCACAGCCGCCGCTATCGCCGGCGCGCTCGCCCCCGGCTCCGAGCCGACGCACCCCGACTCGGCGGCCAGCCGCGCCGCCGCCCTCGTGCGCTCGGAAAGCGCCCCCTCGTCCGCCGCCGTCCACATGGCCACGCAAAAAAGCCAAAGCGCAGAGAACGCACGCGCCGGACACGCCGGGGACTCCGAGCCCGCCCACCCCGAGGACAGCAGCGACGACGAGGAGCCCCGCCGACGCCACTCGCCGTGGCCCTGGGTCGTCGCTCTCCTCGCCGTCGCCATCGTCGGCGTCGCCGCCGTGGCCTGGTTGGATAGCCGCGCCGAGGACACCTACTTCGTCGAGGCCAACTCCGACAACCAGATCACCATCACGCGTGAGGACGGCTCGCTGTTTTCTGGCCTGCGCTCCGCGGAGCACTCCGAGATGCAGCTCGCATGCATCGACAAAGACAACAACCTCCGCGTCGTTGACACGGGCGCCGAGCCCGAGAACTGCACCGTCTTCACCACCGACGACCTACCCCCCTCGCAGCAGTCCGCCCTCGAGGACTTCCAGGGCGGCACCTACGAGGAGGCCGTCGCCTTGATGAACCGGCTCGCCGACGGCGCCCTGCCGGTCTGCGTCTCCGAAGCGAAAGAACACGACAAGGAAGGTACGGAATCCAGCACCCCCTGCAGGACGGTGAACTAA
- a CDS encoding FtsW/RodA/SpoVE family cell cycle protein produces MTRFYSRGRELFLLICAAALLLLMLFGLEMSQGRTLSTEMLYLVGGFVLVYAVAHLAICVTAPHSDQLMLPVVATLNAIGLVVIYRLDLAERPGYGPLAERQVLWSLAGVILLVLTLVALRDHKSLSRYSYLLGLAGLILLALPLVWPQPPEFADARIWIWLGPFSIQPGEFSKILLLIFFAQLLAQKRSLFTVAGRRFLGVSFPRLRDLAPILVVWAIAICIMGISNDFGPALLLFATVLGMVYFATSRASWLIIGVALVALGGWAVYQVSDKIQERVSNFIDPLAHYDTSGYQPAQALFGLSWGGVTGTGLGYGHPDMVPVAHSDYILAALGEELGFAGLAAVIILFALFTTRGFRAALQVRDTFGKLLAAGLATTIVIQIFVVAGGVSSLLPMTGLTTPFMSAGGSAIMANYILLGLLLRISNGANRPSELDNAAAAGQAPQPVEAAR; encoded by the coding sequence ATGACCCGCTTTTACTCCCGCGGCCGCGAGCTTTTCTTGCTCATCTGCGCGGCCGCGCTCCTGCTACTCATGCTTTTTGGCCTGGAGATGTCGCAGGGGCGCACCCTGTCCACCGAGATGCTCTACCTCGTGGGCGGCTTCGTGCTCGTCTACGCCGTCGCCCACCTGGCCATCTGCGTGACCGCCCCCCACTCGGACCAGCTGATGCTGCCGGTCGTGGCCACCCTCAACGCCATCGGCCTCGTCGTGATCTACCGACTCGACCTCGCCGAGCGCCCCGGCTACGGGCCGCTTGCCGAGCGCCAAGTGCTGTGGTCCCTGGCCGGCGTGATCCTGCTCGTGCTCACGCTCGTGGCGCTGCGCGACCACAAGTCGCTGTCGCGCTACTCCTACCTGCTCGGCCTCGCCGGGCTCATCCTGCTGGCGCTGCCGCTCGTGTGGCCCCAGCCGCCGGAGTTCGCCGACGCGCGCATCTGGATCTGGCTCGGCCCGTTTTCCATCCAGCCGGGCGAGTTTTCCAAGATCCTCCTGCTCATCTTCTTCGCCCAGCTCTTGGCGCAGAAGCGCTCCCTGTTCACCGTGGCCGGGCGGCGCTTCTTGGGTGTAAGCTTCCCGCGCCTGCGCGACCTCGCCCCCATCCTCGTGGTGTGGGCCATCGCGATCTGCATCATGGGCATCTCCAACGACTTCGGCCCGGCGCTCTTACTCTTCGCCACCGTGCTCGGCATGGTCTACTTTGCCACCAGCCGGGCCTCCTGGCTCATCATCGGCGTCGCCCTCGTCGCCCTCGGCGGCTGGGCGGTCTACCAGGTGTCGGACAAGATCCAGGAGCGCGTGAGCAACTTCATCGACCCGCTCGCCCACTACGACACCAGCGGCTACCAGCCGGCCCAGGCGCTGTTTGGGCTCAGCTGGGGCGGGGTGACCGGCACCGGCCTGGGCTACGGCCACCCCGACATGGTGCCGGTAGCGCACTCCGACTACATCCTCGCCGCGCTCGGCGAGGAGCTCGGCTTCGCCGGGCTGGCGGCCGTCATCATCCTCTTCGCCCTCTTCACCACCCGCGGCTTCCGCGCCGCGCTGCAGGTGCGCGACACCTTTGGCAAGCTGCTGGCCGCGGGCCTGGCCACCACCATCGTCATCCAGATCTTCGTCGTCGCCGGCGGCGTCTCCTCGCTGCTGCCGATGACCGGCCTGACCACCCCGTTCATGTCCGCCGGCGGCTCGGCAATCATGGCCAACTACATCCTGCTCGGCCTGCTGCTGCGCATCTCCAACGGCGCAAACAGGCCGTCTGAGCTCGACAACGCTGCGGCCGCCGGCCAGGCCCCGCAGCCCGTGGAGGCAGCCCGATGA
- a CDS encoding penicillin-binding transpeptidase domain-containing protein — protein sequence MNKAIRLGAFVSLILTVVLLINFTVIQGFREERYAQNPLNARTFVEMKQINRGNINAGGQVLAESYKDDNDFYQRTYPNMPVSFAPVVGYVSDQYGTAGIEAGFNSELMGEDTLGGSRFVRTGQEADKAGNTVELTLDPNLQALAYEQLSNPGYEGAVAAMRPSTGEVLALASTPSYDPNSVVNPETAEQAWEQLTNDPGNPLLNQATQEQLPPGSIFKIITTAAALRNGYTPDSPVTGEAEITLPGTNATLPNYGGQACAGGGTVTLRTAFALSCNTAFAETAMDFGPEPLREAAAAFGVGEQYDLGLPTAAGSLGDLPGAAELGQSAIGQRDVTMTALQAAVMTATVANEGRRMAPYVVSRVVRPDLTPVRETRPREITEAITPEEAATLRDLMFSSERATYGYNGNGYASKTGTAEHGEDAAPHAWYVAFDPDKDVAVAVVVKNGGNLGASATGGQVSAPLGRTILNAAPAGGN from the coding sequence ATGAACAAAGCCATTCGCCTGGGAGCCTTTGTCTCCCTCATCCTGACCGTCGTCCTGCTCATCAACTTCACGGTGATCCAGGGCTTCCGCGAGGAGCGCTACGCACAGAACCCGCTCAACGCCCGCACCTTCGTCGAAATGAAGCAGATCAACCGCGGCAACATCAACGCCGGCGGCCAGGTCCTCGCCGAGTCCTACAAGGACGACAACGACTTCTACCAGCGCACCTACCCCAACATGCCCGTTTCCTTCGCGCCCGTCGTCGGCTACGTCTCCGACCAGTACGGCACGGCGGGCATCGAGGCCGGCTTCAACTCCGAGCTCATGGGCGAGGACACGCTCGGCGGAAGCCGCTTCGTACGCACCGGGCAGGAAGCGGACAAGGCGGGCAACACCGTCGAGCTCACCCTCGACCCGAACTTGCAGGCTCTCGCCTACGAGCAGCTGAGTAACCCGGGCTACGAGGGTGCGGTGGCGGCCATGCGGCCGTCGACAGGCGAGGTGCTCGCCCTGGCCTCGACCCCCTCCTACGACCCGAACTCGGTGGTCAACCCCGAGACCGCGGAGCAGGCGTGGGAGCAGCTCACCAACGACCCCGGCAACCCCCTGCTCAACCAGGCGACGCAGGAGCAGCTGCCGCCCGGGTCGATCTTCAAGATCATCACCACCGCGGCCGCGCTGCGCAACGGCTACACGCCGGATTCACCGGTCACTGGCGAGGCCGAGATCACGCTGCCGGGCACCAACGCCACCCTGCCCAACTACGGGGGTCAGGCCTGCGCGGGCGGCGGCACGGTCACGCTGCGCACCGCCTTCGCCCTGTCGTGCAACACCGCCTTCGCGGAAACCGCGATGGACTTCGGCCCCGAGCCGTTGCGCGAGGCCGCGGCCGCCTTTGGCGTCGGCGAGCAGTACGACCTGGGGCTGCCCACCGCCGCGGGCTCGCTGGGCGACCTGCCCGGCGCGGCCGAGCTCGGGCAGTCCGCGATCGGGCAGCGCGACGTCACCATGACCGCGCTGCAGGCCGCCGTGATGACCGCGACGGTGGCCAACGAGGGCCGCCGCATGGCCCCCTACGTCGTCTCCCGCGTCGTGCGCCCCGACCTCACGCCCGTGCGCGAGACGCGCCCGCGCGAGATCACCGAGGCCATCACCCCGGAAGAGGCGGCGACGCTGCGCGACCTGATGTTCAGCTCCGAGCGCGCCACCTACGGCTACAACGGCAACGGCTACGCGTCGAAGACCGGCACCGCCGAGCACGGCGAGGACGCCGCCCCGCACGCGTGGTACGTGGCCTTCGACCCGGACAAGGACGTCGCCGTGGCCGTCGTCGTCAAAAACGGCGGCAACCTGGGCGCGAGCGCCACGGGCGGCCAGGTGTCGGCGCCGCTCGGGCGCACCATTCTCAACGCAGCACCGGCAGGAGGGAACTAA
- a CDS encoding serine/threonine-protein kinase, with the protein MHTDNRDELQELVGPDYRLQWVIGHGGMSTVWLADDPTHDREVAIKVLRPEFSSNEEFLTRFRNEARAAEGIDSPNVVATYDYREVDTGHGYAMCFIVMEYIRGESLADLIAREGQLDEELALDVLEQAAHGLAVIHRMGLVHRDIKPGNLMITQNGRVKITDFGIAKAAAAVPLTRTGMVVGTAQYVSPEQAQGLRVSAASDVYSLGVVGYEMLSGTRPFTGDSSVSVALAHVSNEPPALSTAISAPARELIGIALRKDAATRFRDGNELQLAVAQVRRGQRPSQPGGGTTTLIAHEPSATESTQMLASVAQPTTTSPAQPQKRPPQGELAQQQHTAVAQQEAQRPEERDKENKGGFGLGLLIAVLVLLVGGGLAWALTVGPLSGSGEPTTTREPTVVTHTQTVSPSPEPSTQTATTTVPPRVTTNERAPGTVSFVEPPSSQPQAPAEPSAPSPAPAPNDPTRVQPTSAAPTNPTTPAAPDANGQDPDGPNDPQNGGNS; encoded by the coding sequence ATGCATACCGACAATAGGGACGAACTGCAGGAACTCGTCGGCCCCGACTACCGGCTGCAATGGGTCATCGGGCACGGCGGCATGTCCACGGTGTGGCTTGCCGACGACCCGACCCACGACCGCGAAGTGGCCATCAAGGTGCTGCGGCCCGAGTTCTCCTCCAACGAGGAGTTCCTCACCCGCTTCCGCAACGAGGCCCGCGCCGCCGAGGGCATCGACTCGCCGAATGTCGTGGCCACCTACGACTACCGCGAGGTGGACACCGGCCACGGGTACGCCATGTGCTTCATCGTCATGGAGTACATCCGCGGCGAATCCCTCGCCGACCTCATCGCGCGCGAAGGCCAGCTCGACGAGGAGCTCGCGCTCGACGTGCTCGAGCAGGCGGCCCACGGCCTCGCCGTCATCCACCGGATGGGCCTGGTGCACCGCGACATCAAGCCCGGAAACCTCATGATCACCCAGAACGGGCGGGTCAAAATCACCGACTTCGGCATCGCCAAGGCCGCCGCCGCGGTGCCGCTGACCCGCACGGGCATGGTGGTGGGCACCGCCCAGTACGTCTCGCCCGAGCAGGCCCAGGGGCTGCGCGTCAGCGCGGCGAGCGACGTCTATTCCCTCGGCGTCGTCGGCTACGAGATGCTCTCCGGCACCCGCCCCTTCACCGGCGACAGCTCGGTCTCCGTCGCGCTCGCCCACGTGTCCAACGAGCCGCCCGCCTTGTCGACCGCGATTAGCGCGCCGGCCCGGGAACTCATCGGCATCGCGCTGCGCAAGGACGCCGCCACCCGCTTCCGCGACGGCAACGAGCTGCAGCTCGCGGTGGCCCAGGTGCGCCGCGGGCAGCGCCCTAGCCAGCCCGGGGGCGGCACCACCACGCTCATCGCCCACGAGCCCTCCGCCACGGAGTCGACGCAGATGCTCGCCTCCGTCGCCCAGCCGACCACGACGAGCCCCGCGCAGCCGCAGAAACGGCCCCCGCAGGGCGAGCTCGCGCAGCAGCAGCACACCGCCGTCGCGCAGCAGGAGGCGCAGCGCCCGGAGGAGCGGGACAAGGAAAACAAGGGCGGCTTCGGCCTCGGCCTGCTCATCGCCGTGCTGGTGCTCCTCGTCGGCGGCGGCCTCGCGTGGGCCCTGACCGTGGGGCCCCTCAGCGGGTCGGGGGAGCCGACGACGACGCGTGAGCCGACCGTCGTCACGCACACGCAGACCGTGTCCCCCTCCCCCGAGCCCTCGACGCAGACGGCGACGACCACCGTGCCCCCGCGCGTGACCACGAACGAGAGAGCACCGGGGACCGTCAGCTTCGTCGAACCGCCGTCCTCGCAGCCCCAGGCTCCCGCGGAGCCCTCCGCCCCGTCGCCCGCGCCCGCCCCCAACGATCCGACGCGAGTGCAGCCGACGAGCGCAGCCCCGACCAACCCCACGACTCCGGCGGCGCCCGACGCGAACGGGCAGGACCCCGACGGCCCGAACGACCCCCAGAATGGCGGTAACTCATGA
- the pknB gene encoding Stk1 family PASTA domain-containing Ser/Thr kinase — MTLIANRYELNEPIGTGGMSDVYAATDTALGRPVAVKMLKVDMARDENFRERFHREAQNSARLNHPNIVSVYDTGSVEREGVDVPYIVMEIVNGRTLRDIVRSDGPLSPRAAAELLLPVTHALQASHDAGIIHRDIKPANIMVTTTGAIKVMDFGIARALDDSTSAMTQTAAVIGTAQYLSPEQARGKPADGRSDVYALGCVMYELVTGNPPFEGETPFAVAYQHVQEDPEAPSSRLSTLAESEAVNLDAVVLTAMAKHPADRYQSASEMGADLELLERGAVTSAARNHLSYTAPAAGDDPDATVVTGAAVGARPPAPAQDAGPSRYEEHRRANEKTSGNGWMKWVALLLGLVLVGAAGVLAYNVFTGPAGDGEVQEQAIVVPDVAGAPREEAVAQLEGLGLRVAVNEAPSPDVPRGTVMATNPTAGSKLQPGTLITVTVSSGREITDVPDLTGLTPQDAAQVLDDAGLVLNTDIREEPSDDVPEGVIISQNPAGGSQLSKGSEVSIVVSTGREQVTVPSMEGLNAEQATSLLESLGLQATVTQVDSELPRGEVVAAAGEGSQVDRGTTIELRVSNGMLMKMIDIARMTPQQAESALRGAGWNGRLVEGPTVPTGAVVDQGRIGHQEVPPGETIRKDQEIGYNLWEFDPAKLLPGR; from the coding sequence ATGACTCTGATTGCGAACCGCTACGAGCTCAACGAGCCCATCGGCACCGGCGGCATGTCGGACGTCTACGCCGCCACGGACACCGCCCTCGGGCGCCCCGTGGCTGTGAAGATGCTCAAGGTCGACATGGCACGCGACGAAAACTTCCGCGAGCGCTTCCACCGCGAGGCGCAAAACTCCGCGCGGCTGAACCACCCCAACATCGTGTCCGTCTACGACACCGGGTCCGTCGAGCGCGAGGGCGTGGATGTGCCCTACATCGTCATGGAGATCGTCAACGGCCGCACCCTGCGCGACATCGTCCGCTCGGACGGGCCGCTGAGCCCCCGCGCCGCCGCCGAGCTGCTCCTGCCCGTCACCCACGCCCTGCAGGCCAGCCACGACGCCGGGATTATCCACCGCGACATCAAGCCGGCGAACATCATGGTGACCACCACCGGCGCGATCAAAGTGATGGACTTCGGCATCGCGCGCGCCCTCGACGACTCCACCTCGGCCATGACGCAGACCGCCGCCGTGATCGGCACCGCGCAGTACCTCTCGCCGGAGCAGGCCCGCGGCAAGCCCGCCGACGGCCGCAGCGACGTCTACGCCCTGGGCTGCGTCATGTACGAGCTGGTCACCGGCAACCCGCCCTTCGAGGGCGAAACCCCCTTCGCCGTGGCCTACCAGCACGTGCAGGAGGACCCGGAAGCACCGAGCTCCCGCCTGAGCACGCTCGCGGAGAGCGAGGCCGTCAACCTCGACGCGGTGGTGCTCACCGCGATGGCGAAGCACCCCGCGGACCGCTACCAAAGCGCCTCCGAGATGGGCGCTGACCTCGAGCTGCTCGAGCGCGGCGCCGTGACCAGCGCCGCCCGCAACCACCTGTCCTACACCGCGCCCGCCGCCGGCGACGACCCCGACGCCACCGTTGTCACCGGGGCGGCCGTCGGCGCGCGCCCGCCCGCGCCCGCGCAGGACGCCGGCCCGAGCCGCTACGAGGAGCACCGCCGCGCCAACGAGAAGACCAGCGGCAACGGCTGGATGAAGTGGGTCGCGCTCCTGCTCGGCCTCGTTCTCGTCGGCGCCGCGGGCGTGCTGGCCTACAACGTATTCACCGGCCCCGCCGGGGACGGCGAGGTCCAGGAGCAGGCGATCGTCGTGCCCGATGTCGCGGGCGCGCCCCGTGAGGAGGCCGTGGCCCAGCTCGAGGGCCTCGGCCTGCGGGTAGCGGTGAACGAGGCCCCCAGCCCCGACGTCCCGCGCGGGACGGTCATGGCCACCAACCCGACCGCCGGCTCGAAGCTGCAGCCGGGCACCCTCATCACGGTGACGGTCTCCTCCGGCCGCGAGATCACCGACGTGCCCGACCTGACGGGCCTGACCCCGCAGGACGCCGCCCAGGTGCTCGACGACGCCGGGCTGGTGCTCAACACGGACATCCGCGAGGAGCCGAGCGACGACGTGCCGGAGGGCGTGATCATCTCCCAGAACCCCGCGGGCGGCTCCCAGCTGTCCAAGGGCTCCGAGGTCTCCATCGTCGTCTCCACCGGCCGGGAGCAGGTCACCGTCCCCTCCATGGAGGGCCTCAACGCCGAGCAGGCGACCTCGCTGCTGGAGTCCCTCGGCCTCCAGGCCACCGTCACGCAGGTGGATTCGGAGCTGCCGCGCGGTGAGGTCGTCGCCGCCGCCGGCGAGGGCAGCCAGGTCGACCGCGGCACGACGATCGAGCTGCGCGTGTCCAACGGCATGCTCATGAAGATGATCGACATCGCGCGCATGACGCCCCAGCAGGCGGAAAGCGCGCTTCGTGGCGCCGGATGGAACGGCCGCCTCGTCGAGGGCCCGACCGTGCCCACCGGCGCCGTCGTGGACCAGGGCCGCATCGGCCACCAGGAGGTCCCGCCCGGGGAGACGATCCGCAAAGACCAGGAGATCGGCTACAACCTCTGGGAGTTCGACCCCGCGAAGCTGCTGCCCGGCCGCTAG
- the crgA gene encoding cell division protein CrgA — MPKAKATKDSHPATSSSAAATSRTPVKINTGGTPIWYKVIMFALMIVGLGWLVLFYVAGDQIQFLAELGPWNYLIGFSGLILGLLMTMGWR; from the coding sequence ATGCCGAAGGCAAAAGCCACCAAGGACTCCCACCCCGCCACCTCCTCCTCGGCGGCGGCGACCTCGCGCACCCCGGTGAAGATCAACACTGGCGGCACCCCGATCTGGTACAAGGTCATCATGTTCGCCCTGATGATTGTCGGCCTGGGCTGGCTGGTGCTGTTCTACGTCGCGGGCGACCAGATCCAGTTCCTCGCCGAGCTGGGCCCGTGGAACTACCTGATCGGCTTCTCCGGCCTCATCCTTGGCCTGCTCATGACCATGGGCTGGCGCTAG
- a CDS encoding rhomboid family intramembrane serine protease, whose amino-acid sequence MNAQRIFAGAPVTALACALCAIVFVAAALPGTGLRESMYLFGPYAAEGWGWLRALTSGFMHLDLPHVALNVLMLALIGAEVERFVGSRAYALAYLAGLLGSSAAVLAMNFTTPTAGASGVLYMLMALLVGIAYRRQTDLRPAFALIAVNLVYSLIAPGVSLWGHIGGMLMGIVLAYPLTSQDGRVRALGAAGGVVLGGVAVGLLLA is encoded by the coding sequence ATGAATGCACAGAGAATCTTTGCCGGCGCCCCCGTCACCGCGCTCGCCTGCGCGTTGTGCGCGATAGTGTTCGTCGCCGCGGCCCTGCCGGGGACGGGGCTGCGCGAATCGATGTACCTGTTCGGCCCGTACGCGGCCGAGGGGTGGGGGTGGCTGCGCGCCCTGACGTCCGGCTTTATGCACCTGGATCTGCCGCACGTGGCGCTCAACGTGCTCATGCTCGCGCTCATCGGCGCGGAGGTGGAGCGTTTCGTGGGTTCGCGCGCCTACGCCCTCGCCTACCTGGCCGGCTTGTTGGGCTCCTCGGCCGCGGTGCTCGCGATGAACTTCACCACGCCCACGGCGGGCGCCTCGGGGGTCCTCTACATGCTCATGGCGCTGCTCGTCGGCATCGCGTATCGACGTCAGACGGACCTGCGCCCCGCCTTCGCCCTCATCGCGGTGAACCTGGTGTATTCCCTCATCGCCCCCGGCGTGAGCCTGTGGGGCCACATCGGCGGGATGCTCATGGGGATCGTGCTGGCGTACCCGCTGACCTCGCAGGATGGTCGGGTGCGCGCGTTGGGCGCGGCGGGCGGTGTCGTCCTCGGCGGCGTCGCCGTGGGGCTCCTTCTGGCGTAG
- a CDS encoding peptidylprolyl isomerase, producing the protein MTQKTQTMTLHTNHGDIVIDLFGNHAPTTVETITGLATGEKEYSTKNAQGTTEGPFYDGAIFHRIIPGFMIQGGDPTGTGTGGPGFQFADEFHPELQFDRPFLLAMANAGPGTNGSQFFITVDATPWLNNRHTIFGEVTDPDSQKVVTEISKVRTGRMDRPVEDVVIESVEVN; encoded by the coding sequence ATGACTCAGAAGACGCAGACTATGACCCTGCACACCAACCACGGCGATATCGTCATCGATTTGTTCGGCAACCACGCGCCGACAACCGTCGAGACGATCACCGGCCTCGCCACCGGCGAGAAGGAGTACTCCACCAAGAACGCCCAGGGCACGACCGAGGGCCCGTTCTACGACGGCGCGATCTTCCACCGCATCATCCCGGGGTTCATGATCCAGGGCGGTGACCCGACCGGGACCGGCACCGGCGGCCCGGGCTTCCAGTTCGCCGACGAGTTCCACCCGGAGCTGCAGTTCGACCGCCCGTTCCTGCTGGCCATGGCCAACGCAGGCCCGGGCACGAACGGCTCCCAGTTTTTCATCACGGTCGACGCCACCCCGTGGCTGAACAACCGCCACACGATCTTCGGCGAGGTCACCGACCCCGACTCCCAGAAGGTCGTCACGGAGATTTCGAAGGTGCGCACCGGCCGCATGGATCGCCCAGTCGAGGACGTCGTCATCGAGTCCGTCGAGGTGAACTAG